In a genomic window of uncultured Flavobacterium sp.:
- the thiC gene encoding phosphomethylpyrimidine synthase ThiC: MTTEEQISRTPFPNSKKIYVNGEIHPIKVAMREVILSDTKLSNGGIEKNPPVTIYDTSGAYTDPNIEIDIRKGLPRLRENWILERNDVEILNEITSDYGQTRLKDESLNHLRFEYLHQPKRAKKGANVTQLYYAKQGIITPEMEYIAIRENQRIELLNEQTKAMQCQHSGHSFGANTPKSKITPEFVRSEVACGRAIIPNNINHPESEPMIVGRNFLVKINANIGNSAVTSSIEEEVEKAVWACRWGADTIMDLSTGKNIHETREWIIRNSPVPIGTVPIYQALEKVKGIAEDLTWEVFRDTLIEQAEQGVSYFTIHAGVLLRYIHLTADRVTGIVSRGGSIMAKWCLFHHKENFLYTHFEEICEIMKQYDVAFSLGDGLRPGSIADANDAAQFAELETLGELTKIAWKHDVQVFIEGPGHVPMHMIKENMDKQLEHCSEAPFYTLGPLTTDIAPGYDHITSAIGAAMIGWYGCAMLCYVTPKEHLGLPNKKDVKDGVITYKISAHAADLAKGHPGAQYRDNALSKARFEFRWEDQFNLSLDPDTAREFHDETLPADGAKVAHFCSMCGPKFCSMKISQEIRDVAAAEKGMQEKSEEFIEQGKEIYI, translated from the coding sequence ATGACTACAGAAGAACAAATTTCCAGAACTCCTTTTCCTAACTCCAAAAAAATATATGTAAACGGAGAAATTCACCCTATAAAAGTCGCTATGCGCGAAGTCATTTTAAGCGACACAAAACTTTCAAATGGAGGAATTGAGAAAAATCCGCCTGTGACTATTTACGACACTTCCGGAGCTTATACTGATCCAAACATCGAAATTGATATTCGAAAAGGATTACCTCGCTTACGCGAAAATTGGATATTAGAACGAAATGATGTCGAAATCCTAAACGAAATCACCTCTGATTACGGACAAACCCGATTGAAAGACGAAAGCCTAAATCATCTTCGTTTTGAATATTTACACCAACCAAAAAGAGCAAAAAAAGGCGCAAACGTAACACAATTATACTACGCAAAACAAGGCATCATAACTCCCGAAATGGAATATATTGCCATTCGTGAAAATCAGCGAATCGAGCTTTTGAACGAACAAACCAAAGCAATGCAATGTCAGCATTCCGGACATAGTTTTGGAGCTAATACTCCAAAAAGCAAAATAACACCCGAATTTGTTCGAAGCGAAGTAGCTTGCGGAAGAGCAATTATCCCTAACAACATCAATCATCCAGAGAGTGAACCTATGATTGTTGGGCGCAATTTCTTGGTAAAAATAAATGCCAATATCGGAAACAGCGCTGTAACATCAAGCATTGAGGAAGAAGTTGAAAAAGCAGTTTGGGCTTGCCGTTGGGGTGCTGATACTATCATGGATTTATCAACAGGAAAAAATATTCACGAAACCAGAGAATGGATTATTCGTAATTCACCGGTTCCAATTGGTACGGTTCCGATTTATCAGGCATTAGAAAAAGTAAAAGGAATTGCAGAAGATTTAACTTGGGAAGTTTTCCGCGATACTTTAATCGAGCAAGCAGAACAAGGAGTTTCGTATTTCACGATTCACGCCGGAGTTTTATTGCGTTACATTCATTTAACCGCAGATCGCGTTACCGGAATTGTTTCTCGTGGTGGATCAATCATGGCGAAATGGTGTTTATTCCATCATAAAGAAAACTTTTTATACACGCATTTCGAGGAAATCTGCGAAATCATGAAACAATATGATGTTGCATTTTCATTAGGCGATGGTTTACGTCCGGGTTCAATTGCTGATGCAAATGACGCCGCTCAATTTGCCGAATTAGAAACTTTGGGCGAGCTAACAAAAATCGCGTGGAAACACGATGTACAGGTTTTTATTGAAGGTCCGGGTCACGTGCCAATGCACATGATAAAAGAGAATATGGACAAACAATTAGAACATTGCAGCGAAGCTCCTTTTTATACTCTTGGCCCTTTAACAACTGATATTGCACCTGGTTACGATCATATCACATCAGCAATTGGAGCCGCGATGATTGGTTGGTATGGCTGCGCAATGTTGTGTTATGTAACGCCAAAAGAGCACCTTGGATTACCTAATAAAAAAGATGTAAAAGATGGTGTTATAACTTATAAAATTTCTGCTCATGCCGCTGATTTAGCCAAAGGTCATCCTGGAGCACAATATCGTGACAATGCCTTAAGTAAAGCACGTTTTGAATTCCGTTGGGAAGATCAGTTTAATTTATCATTAGATCCAGATACGGCAAGAGAATTTCACGATGAAACACTACCTGCTGACGGTGCAAAAGTGGCACATTTCTGTTCTATGTGCGGACCAAAATTCTGTTCTATGAAAATATCTCAGGAAATTCGTGATGTTGCAGCAGCCGAAAAAGGTATGCAGGAAAAATCCGAAGAGTTTATTGAGCAAGGGAAAGAGATTTATATCTAG
- the thiS gene encoding sulfur carrier protein ThiS, whose translation MELKINQQIKQFNVESLSVQSLLDLEIPNKQNGIAVAVNNTVVPKLNWNQHLIQETDEILIISATQGG comes from the coding sequence ATGGAACTAAAAATCAACCAACAAATCAAACAATTCAATGTTGAATCGCTAAGCGTTCAATCATTGCTCGATCTCGAAATTCCCAATAAACAAAACGGAATTGCTGTTGCCGTAAATAATACTGTCGTTCCAAAACTCAATTGGAACCAACATCTTATACAAGAAACCGACGAAATTTTAATTATTTCAGCAACACAAGGCGGATAA
- a CDS encoding lipocalin family protein: MKKPIILFLFALLSGLLFSCNSDSSDKETNTDLLIGKWIPTQTGTIVESGKESLQDIPNPGKCDTGLFEYLSDGTFTSLRYEFQDNKCVSYNKKGTWSLKDKTLNANFDDGPITLEILELNKSTLKLKQSMQFGEIPIVLISVYSRK; encoded by the coding sequence ATGAAAAAACCAATTATTTTATTTTTATTCGCATTATTATCAGGACTGCTTTTCTCTTGCAATAGTGATAGCAGCGATAAAGAAACAAATACAGATCTATTAATCGGAAAATGGATTCCCACACAAACCGGAACAATAGTAGAAAGCGGGAAGGAATCTTTACAAGACATTCCTAATCCGGGAAAATGCGACACTGGTCTTTTTGAGTATTTGTCAGACGGAACTTTTACTAGTCTCAGATACGAATTTCAAGATAACAAATGCGTTTCTTATAACAAGAAAGGAACATGGTCTTTAAAAGACAAAACATTAAACGCTAATTTTGATGACGGACCAATTACACTTGAAATTCTGGAATTAAATAAATCAACATTAAAACTAAAGCAGTCGATGCAATTTGGCGAAATCCCAATAGTGCTTATATCCGTTTATAGCAGAAAATAA
- a CDS encoding DNA-3-methyladenine glycosylase I, with protein sequence MEQIRCGWCSASDLYKKYHDEEWGVPVYDDPTLFEFLILETFQAGLSWITILNKRENFRAAFDHFDYKKIANYSEDKIEELLQNTGIIRNKLKVKSAVSNAQAFMKIQDEFGSFSDYIWKFTNGKPINNTPKSLKDVPATTPLSDEISKDLKKRGFKFVGSTVIYAHMQATGMVNDHIEDCWKRNK encoded by the coding sequence ATGGAACAAATAAGATGCGGCTGGTGTTCAGCAAGCGATTTATACAAAAAATACCATGACGAAGAATGGGGCGTTCCGGTTTATGACGATCCAACTTTATTCGAATTTTTAATTCTGGAAACCTTTCAGGCAGGTTTAAGCTGGATCACAATTTTAAACAAAAGAGAAAATTTCAGAGCAGCTTTCGATCATTTCGATTATAAAAAAATAGCCAATTATTCCGAAGATAAAATTGAAGAATTATTACAAAATACCGGAATCATTCGCAATAAACTTAAAGTAAAATCAGCAGTTTCAAACGCTCAGGCTTTCATGAAAATTCAAGACGAATTTGGAAGTTTCTCTGATTATATCTGGAAATTCACCAACGGAAAACCCATCAATAACACCCCAAAATCCTTAAAAGATGTTCCGGCTACTACTCCACTTTCAGACGAAATCAGTAAAGATTTAAAAAAAAGAGGATTTAAATTTGTAGGTTCCACCGTGATTTACGCACACATGCAAGCCACCGGAATGGTCAACGATCACATCGAAGATTGCTGGAAAAGAAATAAATAG